In Veillonellaceae bacterium, the following proteins share a genomic window:
- a CDS encoding peroxiredoxin, which translates to MPECKSPICQPRHCFKLEEAAPAFCAPALYCGREIEVCLNDFRGRWLLLFFYSSNFTFVUPTELAAVADAYPCIRKLGADAIAISTDSVYSHKVFHETSPNASKVQYPLLSDRNGCIAQAYGVWGPNTGAAFRATFIIDPLGRIRCYSVYPREVGRNVWEIIRTLEGIKYGEATGEGVPAGWEPGMPGIKRDFSKVGEY; encoded by the coding sequence ATGCCAGAATGCAAATCACCGATCTGCCAACCGCGTCATTGTTTCAAACTCGAGGAAGCCGCCCCGGCCTTTTGTGCTCCCGCCCTATACTGCGGTAGGGAAATCGAGGTCTGCCTCAACGATTTCCGGGGCCGCTGGTTACTGCTGTTTTTCTATTCTAGCAATTTTACTTTTGTCTGACCTACTGAACTCGCGGCAGTTGCCGACGCATACCCCTGTATTAGAAAACTTGGGGCCGATGCTATTGCCATCAGCACCGACAGTGTGTACTCGCATAAGGTTTTCCATGAAACTTCCCCAAACGCTAGCAAGGTTCAGTATCCGCTGCTTTCCGACCGTAACGGCTGCATCGCCCAAGCCTATGGCGTCTGGGGGCCCAATACCGGCGCTGCCTTCCGCGCTACCTTTATCATCGATCCCCTAGGCCGTATTCGCTGCTATTCGGTCTATCCCCGCGAGGTCGGCCGAAATGTTTGGGAAATTATCCGCACGCTTGAAGGCATCAAATATGGCGAGGCAACCGGCGAAGGCGTACCGGCCGGTTGGGAACCAGGAATGCCTGGTATAAAGCGGGACTTCAGCAAAGTAGGAGAATATTAA